A single Macrobrachium nipponense isolate FS-2020 chromosome 5, ASM1510439v2, whole genome shotgun sequence DNA region contains:
- the LOC135215817 gene encoding uncharacterized protein LOC135215817, with translation MAVLRELREEGALTLPAELWKLKGSNIADSFLKLVYLEQRHHLPMVCTVHGAPSTVYSNNAMTFRAASTCLQEVCDEDVAKVFLCHMGIKWVSQTPQSPRKVGFFERLIRVVKRTLATTLRRNLLTEEQLRTLIKEAEAAVNNRPLMYSGDMHMHEDEALTPSHLILGDVRLLPLMVPHEDMHMILTI, from the exons ATGGCTGTCCTGAGGGAGCTCAGGGAAGAAGGAGCTTTAACTCTGCCTGCTGAATTGTGGAAATTGAAGGGGAGTAACATAGCAGACTCTTTCTTGAAATTAGTTTACTTAGAACAAAGACACCACCTTCCTATGGTGTGTA CCGTCCATGGTGCTCCTTCGACTGTCTACAGTAATAATGCCATGACCTTCAGGGCTGCAAGCACCTGTCTCCAGGAGGTGTGTGACGAGGATGTTGCAAAAGTATTTCTGTGCCACATGGGAATCAAGTGGGTTTCCCAAACCCCCCAATCTCCCAGAAAAGTGGGTTTCTTTGAAAGGCTGATAAGGGTTGTAAAGAGGACGCTCGCTACGACGTTACGACGAAATCTGTTGACCGAGGAACAACTCAGAACCCTAATCAAAGAAGCCGAAGCTGCAGTCAACAACCGCCCCTTGATGTACTCAGGAGACATGCATATGCATGAGGACGAAGCCCTCACACCATCGCACCTCATCCTTGGAGATGTTCGCTTATTGCCGCTCATGGTTCCTCACGAGGATATGCATATGATACTGACGATATGA